The genomic region ATAATCCTATTATTGATGTAGAGACAGAGCATGTCTATCACGGCGGAAACTTTCATGGAGATTACGTATCTCTTGAAATGGATAAATTACGCCTGGCTGTGACCAAAACGTCTATGCTGGCGGAAAGACAGCTGAATTATTTACTGAATTCCAAGCTTAATGAAATCTTACCACCCTTTGTGAATATGGGGAAACTGGGGCTAAATTTCGGAATGCAGGGCGCACAGTTTACCGCGGTTTCCACTACGGCCGAGAACCAGATGCTTTCCAATTCTATGTATGTTCACAGTATTCCCAATAATAATGATAATCAGGATATTGTGAGTATGGGAGCAAATTCTGCTAATATGACCAGGAAGGTTATAGATAATAGTTTCGAGGTTGTTTCAACAGAGCTGGCTACGATCATACAGGCTCTTTATTACCTGGATTTTGACGACAGATTATCCTCTGCGACCAGATCTAAATTAGGAGTTCTAAGAGAAATTATTCCGCAGATAAAGGAGGACAGGCCGCTATATGAGGAAATTAAAGATTTAAAAGAATATTTAAAGAATAACGAAGCCTACTAATTATGAAGTACGCATTGGTGACCGGAGGATCAAGAGGAATAGGAAAGGCGGTTTGTCTAAAGATCGCATCAGATCTAAAATATAATATCTTACTCAATTATAATTCGAATACAGAAGCTGCTGAGGAAATCCGTGCTGAAATCGAGGGTTTGGGAGTAAAGTGTGAGATTCTGAAATTCGATGTAACGAATGCTGATGCTGTTCAAAGCTCCATTGAAGAATGGAAATCTGAAAATCCTGATTCTAAAATTGAGATCCTGGTGAACAATGCGGGAATTACTAAAGACGGTTTGTTCATTTTTACCAGTAAAGAATCATGGAAATCGGTGATAGATACCAGTTTAAATGGATTCTATAATGTAACTCAAGCTGTGTTGAAGGATATGCTAAGAAGCAGGTACGGCCGGGTAATCAATATAGTTTCACTTTCAGGATTAAAAGGCAATCCCGGGCAGGTAAATTATTCAGCTGCTAAGGGAGCTGTAATCGCTGCTACCAAAGCCTTAGCTCAGGAGATTGGAAAACGTAAAGTCACGGTAAATGCAGTTGCTCCCGGATTTATTCAATCTGATATGACCAAAGACTTCAATGAGGAAGAATTTAAAAAACTCATTCCTCTAAATAGATTTGGAGAAGCTGAAGAAGTAGCAGAACTGGTTAGTTTTCTGGCTTCAGATAGATCTTCTTATATCACCGGAGAGGTGATAAATATAAATGGTGGATTATACTCCTAGAGTTATGGCAACCTGGAAAGGAAAATCTCGAGGTACTCTTTTAGGCTTCAAGATCTATGTGCAAATAATCAAAAAGACCGGATTATATTCGGCCTATTTTGTGCTTCTTTTCGTGGCCCTTTATTTTATATTCTTCTCCTTTACTTCTACAAAAAGCACCTATTATCTTTTTAGGAAAAGACTGGGATATTCACCTTTGAATTCTGCTTTTAATGTTTACCGAAGCTATTTTACATTTGGGAGGATACAGTTGGACCGGATCGCCATTACCAGCGGATTAAAACATAAATTCACCTTTGAGTTTGATGGAGTTGAACATATAGAAAACCTTTTAAAACAGAATAAAGGCGGAATTTTACTTACCGCACACATAGGTAATTTCAATCTTGCCAAACACTTTTTTGAAGAAAGACATTCAGATGCGGTGGTTAATCTTGTTATAACCGATTTTGAACACCGGCAGATCAAGAATTATCTTGAATCTGTTACCGGTACCTCAGAGGTGAAGATCATCGTCCTCAAAGAAGATCTCAGTCATATTTTTAAAATGAAGGAGGCTCTGGCGAATAATGAACTTCTGGTATTTGCCGCAGACAGGTACTTAAAACATTCAAAAACCTATAAGGCGCAGTTTCTTGGTGAGCAGGTGAAGTTTCCCCAGGGACCATTCAAACTGGCTGGCAGAAATAAGATCCCTGTGCTTTTTGTTCATTTGATGCGAGAAAAGAATTTTCACTATCATTTCTATGCTCGGCCATACAAACCTGAAAAATTCACCGCTCAGGAAATTTTAAAATATTATCTTGACGATCTTGAAAAAATGGTAAAAAAATATCCTCATCAGTGGTATAATTACTACGATTACTGGAACGATTTTAGTTAAAAATGGCAGAAAACCTTTTACATCATCCAATTACCTCGCATGAGGAGATCATAAACCTTATTCCGCAAAAAGAACCTTTTGTTTTTGTTGATACTCTTTTTGAATATACTTCGCTAACAGGTGTTACAGGTTTTACCGTTCCCGAAAAGAATGTATTGCTTGACGGAAATAAACTTGCGGAAAGCGGTTTGATTGAACATATGGCCCAAAGCATGTCCCTTCATAGAGGTTACCAGGGGTCTTTGAGTGGACAAACAAAACCTAAAACCGGATTCATAGGAGTTATCAAAACCGTTGAAATATTTGCTTTGCCAGAAGTTGGAGAAAAGCTGAAAACATACGTTCAGATACTTCATGAGATCATGAATGTAACGTCAGTTTCAGCCAGGACCGAGAATGAAAGGGGAGTGGTAATCGCGACTTCAGAAATGAAAACCGTAACGGTAGAATGAGCCAGGAGGATTTGAAGACTACTACATTGATGAAAGTCCGTTTTCACGAATGTGATCCTTTGCAGATCGTATGGCACGGCAATTATTATAAATATTTTGAGGAGGGCAGGGAAGATTTCTGTAGAGATCATGGTATTTCCTATCTGGATGCTAAAAGAAATGGATTTGCCACGCCCATAGTTAAAACGGAATGTGAGCATAAACTTCCTTTAAAATATGGCGACGAATTTGACGTGGAAACTACCTATGTGAATTCTGAAGCTGCCAAGATCATCTTTGAGTATAAGATCTTTTCTTCTGGAAAACTGATCTGTACCGGTAAAACCATTCAGGTATTTACCGATAAAAATTCTGAATTGGTACTCAACAATCCACCGTTTTTCTTAGATTGGAAAATGAAAATGGGATTGATTAAATGAGCAGGAACTACCTATTAAGTGATTCAATAATTTCTCCGATCGGCTTTAGCACAAAAGAAAACCTTGCGGCTATTCTTAGATCAGAATCAGCGTTAAAATTACATGAGAATCCAAGATTTTTTGAGCATGGTTTTTATGCCGGATTGCTCGAAGAATCAATAATAGATGAGAGATTTAGCAAAATTGGAGATCCTAACGCTTATACCAAGTTAGAAAAAATGCTCATCCTGGCCGTTCAACAAGTACTTGATGATAATCCAGATCTTGACCTTAGAAATACGGGTTTAATCATATCAACAACTAAAGGTAATATAGATCAGTTAGGGAAAAACGATTTTCCGGCGGTAAGGCTTAAACTCTGGAAAATGGCTGAAGTTATCACTGATTTCTTCGGAATAAAAACAAAACCCATAGTGGTCTCTAACGCTTGTATATCTGGCGCTTTGGCTATTAAGACAGCTAATGATCTTATTGAGAGCGGAAGGTTTTCAAATACAATTGTCGCTGGCGGGGACCTGGTCTCAGAATTTGTGTTATCTGGTTTTCAATCCTTTCAGGCGATTAGTCCGGAACCATGCCGGCCTTTTTCCAACGACAGGCAGGGAGTAAGCCTCGGGGAAGCAGCAGCAGCTGTTTTAATAGGTCCAGGTAATTCAGAAACTCCTGAAAAAGTAGCGTATCTAGATGCTACAACGGCAAATGATGCAAATCATATTTCAGGACCCAGCAGGACCGGCGAAGGTTTGTATCAAAGTATTTCCCGATTGCTTCATAACAACAATATAGATCCCAGCCAAATAGACTACCTCTCGGCACATGGGACTGCTACCATTTACAACGATGAGATGGAAGCCATCGCTTTTTCCCGGGCCGGTTTGAATAAAACACCTGTGAATAGTTTTAAAGGTTTTTATGGCCATACTTTGGGAACCTCGGCCTTAATTGAGAGTATTCTTACAAGGCATAGCCTGTTGGATAATAAACTGTATAATTCCCTGAATTTTACCAAATCAGGGGTTTCAAGAGAATTGAATATTATTCAGGAAAATGAGGATAAAGAGTTGAAACTGGCGCTAAAAACTGCTTCTGGTTTTGGAGGTTGTAACCTGGCTATGCTTTTAAAAAAGGAAACTATATGAGTCAGGATCTTTTTATACAGAGCTCTATAACCATAAGGAACTCCAAAATTTGGAAAAATGGAGATCTTATTTTTGGGAAGGAAAATGAAATTGATCTATCCAAATTTCTGAAGACGATTTACAGGCATGCTAATCTGAAATATCCCAAATTCTTTAAGATGGACAGCCTTTCCAAACTAGGATATTTGGGAACAGAAATTTTAACAAGCGGGAATATTAGTAATAAGGAAACTGCCCTTGTATTTGCCAACTCGGCCTCAAGTCTTGACACCGATGAAGCATATGCCGAAACAATGCAGGATTTTCCATCTCCTTCGCTGTTCGTTTATACTTTACCCAATATTATGCTGGGAGAAATAAGTATAAGACATCAGCTAAATTCTGAGAACGTCTTTTTTGTATCCCGGGAGTTTGATCCTTCCCTGTTTATTGATTATTGTAAGGCCCTATTTTATCAGAAAAAAGTTGATAATGTGCTTTGTGGCTGGGTGGACTTGCACAATAACGATTATGATGTATTTTTGTGGCAAATTGCTCTTAGCGGCGGAACAGAGTTTAACGAAGAGGAGCTAAAGAAATTATACTTACCTACACATGAGTGACCTGCATACCGAATTAAAAAAAAGCATTATAGAACAACTCAACCTCGAGGATATGGAGGCGAGTGAAATAGAGAATGATGAACACCTTTTTGGTGATGGTCTTGGGCTGGATAGCATTGATGCTTTAGAGCTTATTGTGCTTTTGGAAAAGGATTATGGGATTAAACTTACAGACCCGAACCAGGGCAAAGAGATCTTTAATTCTATAAATACGATGGCAGATTTTATCGAGAAAAACAGGACACGCTAATCTATGAGAGGCGTAGCCGTTACCGGAATGGGGCTTGTTTCCGCTATTGGGAATAATATCGACGAGGCCCATAGATCACTGAGAAACGGTAATGACGGAATTAGTTTGCCTGAAATCCTTACAACTAATTTGAATGATCTTCCCGTAGGAGAGATCAAACTGAGTAATTCCCAACTAACCAAAATACTTGAGTTACCAAAGGATCATTCCTATACTCGTGCAGCTATGCTTGGGACTCTAGCTATTAATGAATTGCTTTCGAATAGTAATTTTGACCAGTTTCCGGAAGATACTGGATTTATTTCAGGCACCAGTATTGGAGGAATAGATATGACTGAAGAGCATTTTTCTGATTTTATCGATAAACCTGAAATTCGTAAATATATACAGGCGCAGCATCCAGGTTATACTACAGAGAAGATCGCGGAATATTTTAACTTAAAAGGAGTGATAACCACCATTAGTACTGCCTGTTCATCCTCTGCGAATGCCATCATGATGGGAGCACGAATGATTGAATCCGGAAAGTTGAAAAGAGTTATTGTAGGTGGTAGTGATTGTTTGACCAGGTTTACTTTGAACGGTTTCAATTCTTTAAAGATCCTTTCCCAGGAAAAGAACAAACCTTTCGACGAGGACCGTGAAGGTTTAAATCTCGGGGAAGCCGCGGCTTATTTAATGCTTGAAGCTGATGAGCTTGTAGGAGAGAAAGAAATTCTGGGACGGGTTTCTGGTTATGGCAATGCTAATGATGCGTTTCATCAAACCGCATCATCTGAAAATGGAGAAGGAGCATACCAGGCCATTTCGCAAGCTTTGAAGAAAGCTGAAATAGCAGGTTCAGAAATAGACTATATAAACGCTCACGGAACCGGCACTGTAAATAATGATCTTTCGGAAAGCGTGGCTTTAAAGAGGGTTTTTCATGATACTGTTCCAGAATTCAGTTCTACCAAGGCTTTTACAGGTCATACGCTTGGAGCCGCAGGTGCGGTAGAGGCGATCTTCAGTTTATTGGCGATCCAGAATAATGAAATATATCCCAATCTGAATTTTAATTCCGAGATGTCGGAAACCAGCTTGAAGCCGGTAACTCAAATTCAGAAAAAGGAGATCAGGACAGTGCTTTCTAATTCCTTCGGCTTTGGCGGAAATTGCACATCTTTAATATTTCAGAAAGATGAGTAGGCTTTTTATTAATGGAATATCATCTGTTTCCCCACAATCTGAAGATATCTTTGCGAATGAAATTCCGCAGACCTATAGTGAAAATATACTTCCTTCTTTAGATGTAGATTATAAATCGCTGATAAAACCCATGATGCTTAGGCGTATGTCCAAGGCGGTAAAAATGGGGCTTTATTGTTCAAAGAAAGCATTAAAACAGGCAGGTGTAGATGATCCAGACGCTATTTTGGTGGGTACCGGCCAGGGTTGTATGCAGGATACAGAAAAATTCATGACCAATATGCTGGAATCTGAAGAAGGTCTTTTGAGCCCAACTTCCTTTATTCAATCCACACATAATACCGTTGCTGGACAGATTGCCCTGGATCTTAAATGCAATGGACATAACATGACTTTTACGCAGAATTCCGCTTCTTTTGAAAGTGCTCTCTTGGATGCCATTTTGATAAGTGAAATGGGAGAAATTAGAAACATCCTGGTAGGTGGGGTAGATGAGACATCCACCCAATTTACCGGTTTCCAAAGACTGGACGGGCAGATAAAAGAAAAGAATATCAATAATTTTGATCTTTTTTCAACTATAAGTCCTGGTACAATTATATCTGAATCTGCAGCATTCTTTTCCCTAAGTTCAGAAATTAATGAAAATACCTATGCTGAATTTAAGGATGTGCAAATTATAAATTCAGTTGATTCAACTGAATTGAATTCAAAAATCGAAGAATTTCTTTCTAGAAATGATACTGATCTTTCAGAGATCGATGCAGTAATACTTGGAAAAAATGGAGATCATAGATTTGACCATTTTTATGAAGATCTACAGCAAGGTATGTTTTTAGAAAAATGTCAGTTAGGCTTTAAACATCTGGTAGGAGATAATAATTCGATTTCTTCATATGCATTCTGGCTTGCCTCTAGAATCCTGAAAGAAAAGAAGCTTCCGGAGATTTTTAAATTGAATACTTTAAATTGCAAAGTCCCCAGGAAGGTTTTGATCTATAATCAATATCTGGGGAGAAACCACGGTCTAATTCTTTTACAAAGCCATTGATCTATAAACTGATTAAAATCCTCTTCGCAATTGCTGTAATTACTTCAGTTGCTTTTTATTACCTTAATGGTTGGCCGCTATGGCCGGTTATTGTCATCTTGCTTGTGTATATCATAATAATTCTGGTACTGTCAACCAATGTACAGTTGAATTTTTTTGTCGAAGCTTATCACAAAAATCCAAATTTTAATGAGAATGCGGTTGCGTTAAGTTTTGATGATGGCCCTGCAGAAAGCACCCTGGAAATCCTTGAAATTCTGGATAGGTATAATGCTAAAGCTGCCTTCTTTTGTATTGGAAGAAATATTGAGAAACATCCTGAAATCTTTAAAGAGATCATAGATCGGGGTCATATCGTGGGAAATCATACTTTCTCGCATACAAGGAAAATGGGGTTTCTTAGCAGTAAAACTATTCAGCAAGAAATCGAGCAATGCGATACGATCGCTAAGCAGATCGGCGGAGTAGATCTTAACCTTTTCAGGCCGCCATTTGGTATCATAAACCCGAAAACTAAAAGAGCCCTCGAAAAGACGGGACATAAAGTAATAGGTTGGAATATTAGGCCCTACGACGCGATCACAAAATCTCCTGAAAAGATCATCCAAAGGATCACTAAAGATCTGAATAAAGGTGATCTTATACTTTTACATGATAATATGCCTAAAACGTCAGTCATATTGGAACAATTATTGGTTATTCTAAAACAACGTAAATTAAGAACCGTAAGACCTGATAAATTATTTAATATTCATGCGTATAATTAAACTTTTCATTTTCCTTTTTAGCCTGAGCATGCTATCCCAAAATGGCACCTTAAGCAATTCAGAAAAGCAGGCGTTTAAAGCCAGTGTGATTGAAAGATCTAACGATATAAACAGTTTTTCTGCAGAATTCTCACAGGTTAAGCATATGAAAATGATGGATGGAAATCCTGAAAGTCAGGGCAAGGTCTATTACAGGTCTCCAAATACCTTAAAATGGGAATATATCAAGCCTTACGATTACCAGTTACTGTTTAAGGACTCAAAACTTTATATCGTAGAAGAAGGCCATTTATCTGAAGTTGATCTTAGTTCTAATAAACTGTTTGATAAGATGGGTGAATTGGTAGCCGGAAGCGTAAATGGTAAGATTCTTATGGCCGATAAGGATTTTGATATTACCTATCACCATGCCGGTCCCAACGTAAAGGCACTTATTATTCCTAAAGATCAAAATCTTCGCGGAATGTTCAAAGAGATATGGATCAATTTCAATGCAGAGCATCTAATTAGATCTGTGAGACTTATTGACCCTTCTGGAGATTATACCGAAATTTCCATGAAGAATATAAAAATTAATCAGCCTATTCCTCCTTCAGTTTTTCAAAACTAAAGTATCTTGCCTTCACGAAAAACTAACTATGATTTTAGAAGGATTTTATAAAGTATCCAATACATCTGTCGCAGGAGACGCTGCGGTCACTACCCTGAGAGTTAATAAGGACCATGAGATCTATAAAGGTCATTTTCCTGGAAGGCCGGTGACTCCGGGAGTTGTTCTAATGCAACTTTTTAAAGAAGAAGCCGAGCGGATATTTGATAAGAACCTGCAGTTAGTGCGTGCCGATAACGTGAAATTCACTGCTGTTTTTGATCCTACTCAGGATGATGAACTTATACTCGATTCTCAACTCACTGAAACCGGTGAATTCATCAAACTTAAAGGCTTAGCTAAGAATAAGAGCGGTATTGTGTTAAAAATTAACTCCTTATATAAAACGATCTAAAACTTCATTTCGGTTATGTTGCTCTCTGAATAAATAATACTTTTGCAGTAAATGATTTCAGAGTGAAAAAAGAGCCTGTTTTTCAAAGCAGATTTGAAGATCTTAATTGTTGCGTTATTGTCCCTACCTACAATAATGCCCATTCACTTGAGCATTTTTTAACTGATCTAAAGCTTTATACAAACAGGATCATAATCATAAATGACGGATCTACAGATGGTACTTCCCAGATCCTGGAAAAGCACCCAGATTTTCATCAAAGGAAGCATCTAGAAAATAAAGGCAAAGGCATGGCCCTGAAGACCGGGTTTATGTTTGCTGAAGAGTTGGGTTATGATTACGCGATTACCATAGATTCTGATGGCCAGCATTATCCTGATGACCTGGATGTTTTTTTAACCGAACTTGAATCCAGACAAGCAGAAGATCCCGAACTTTTACTTGTTGGTGACCGAAATATGGGGCGGGATGGAATACCGGGAAAGAGTAGTAAAGGAAACAGGTTTTCAAACTTCTGGTTTCTTGTGGTTACTGGTATAGAGCTTCATGACACTCAAAGCGGATATAGATTATATCCCATAAAGCTTTTTAACTCCCTAAAACTTATTACTTGGAAATTCGAATTAGAGATCGAGGTACTGGTTAAAGCTGCATGGAAAAAGGCAGAAGTAAAGAACATCCCTATCAAGGTATTATATCAAGAAGGGGAAAGGGTTACTCATTTCAGGCCTTTCTGGGATATTGTAAGGATCGTTCTTCTTTATATGTGGTTTGTACTGGTGAGTTTCTTCTATATTCACCCTCGAAATAAATACCAGGATTTTAAGAATAAAGGTT from Gramella sp. MT6 harbors:
- the fabG gene encoding 3-oxoacyl-ACP reductase FabG, whose translation is MKYALVTGGSRGIGKAVCLKIASDLKYNILLNYNSNTEAAEEIRAEIEGLGVKCEILKFDVTNADAVQSSIEEWKSENPDSKIEILVNNAGITKDGLFIFTSKESWKSVIDTSLNGFYNVTQAVLKDMLRSRYGRVINIVSLSGLKGNPGQVNYSAAKGAVIAATKALAQEIGKRKVTVNAVAPGFIQSDMTKDFNEEEFKKLIPLNRFGEAEEVAELVSFLASDRSSYITGEVININGGLYS
- a CDS encoding lipid A biosynthesis acyltransferase; this translates as MATWKGKSRGTLLGFKIYVQIIKKTGLYSAYFVLLFVALYFIFFSFTSTKSTYYLFRKRLGYSPLNSAFNVYRSYFTFGRIQLDRIAITSGLKHKFTFEFDGVEHIENLLKQNKGGILLTAHIGNFNLAKHFFEERHSDAVVNLVITDFEHRQIKNYLESVTGTSEVKIIVLKEDLSHIFKMKEALANNELLVFAADRYLKHSKTYKAQFLGEQVKFPQGPFKLAGRNKIPVLFVHLMREKNFHYHFYARPYKPEKFTAQEILKYYLDDLEKMVKKYPHQWYNYYDYWNDFS
- a CDS encoding thioesterase family protein, with the protein product MSQEDLKTTTLMKVRFHECDPLQIVWHGNYYKYFEEGREDFCRDHGISYLDAKRNGFATPIVKTECEHKLPLKYGDEFDVETTYVNSEAAKIIFEYKIFSSGKLICTGKTIQVFTDKNSELVLNNPPFFLDWKMKMGLIK
- a CDS encoding beta-ketoacyl synthase N-terminal-like domain-containing protein, whose translation is MSRNYLLSDSIISPIGFSTKENLAAILRSESALKLHENPRFFEHGFYAGLLEESIIDERFSKIGDPNAYTKLEKMLILAVQQVLDDNPDLDLRNTGLIISTTKGNIDQLGKNDFPAVRLKLWKMAEVITDFFGIKTKPIVVSNACISGALAIKTANDLIESGRFSNTIVAGGDLVSEFVLSGFQSFQAISPEPCRPFSNDRQGVSLGEAAAAVLIGPGNSETPEKVAYLDATTANDANHISGPSRTGEGLYQSISRLLHNNNIDPSQIDYLSAHGTATIYNDEMEAIAFSRAGLNKTPVNSFKGFYGHTLGTSALIESILTRHSLLDNKLYNSLNFTKSGVSRELNIIQENEDKELKLALKTASGFGGCNLAMLLKKETI
- a CDS encoding 3-oxoacyl-ACP synthase, encoding MSQDLFIQSSITIRNSKIWKNGDLIFGKENEIDLSKFLKTIYRHANLKYPKFFKMDSLSKLGYLGTEILTSGNISNKETALVFANSASSLDTDEAYAETMQDFPSPSLFVYTLPNIMLGEISIRHQLNSENVFFVSREFDPSLFIDYCKALFYQKKVDNVLCGWVDLHNNDYDVFLWQIALSGGTEFNEEELKKLYLPTHE
- a CDS encoding phosphopantetheine-binding protein; its protein translation is MSDLHTELKKSIIEQLNLEDMEASEIENDEHLFGDGLGLDSIDALELIVLLEKDYGIKLTDPNQGKEIFNSINTMADFIEKNRTR
- a CDS encoding beta-ketoacyl-[acyl-carrier-protein] synthase family protein yields the protein MRGVAVTGMGLVSAIGNNIDEAHRSLRNGNDGISLPEILTTNLNDLPVGEIKLSNSQLTKILELPKDHSYTRAAMLGTLAINELLSNSNFDQFPEDTGFISGTSIGGIDMTEEHFSDFIDKPEIRKYIQAQHPGYTTEKIAEYFNLKGVITTISTACSSSANAIMMGARMIESGKLKRVIVGGSDCLTRFTLNGFNSLKILSQEKNKPFDEDREGLNLGEAAAYLMLEADELVGEKEILGRVSGYGNANDAFHQTASSENGEGAYQAISQALKKAEIAGSEIDYINAHGTGTVNNDLSESVALKRVFHDTVPEFSSTKAFTGHTLGAAGAVEAIFSLLAIQNNEIYPNLNFNSEMSETSLKPVTQIQKKEIRTVLSNSFGFGGNCTSLIFQKDE
- a CDS encoding beta-ketoacyl synthase N-terminal-like domain-containing protein — protein: MSRLFINGISSVSPQSEDIFANEIPQTYSENILPSLDVDYKSLIKPMMLRRMSKAVKMGLYCSKKALKQAGVDDPDAILVGTGQGCMQDTEKFMTNMLESEEGLLSPTSFIQSTHNTVAGQIALDLKCNGHNMTFTQNSASFESALLDAILISEMGEIRNILVGGVDETSTQFTGFQRLDGQIKEKNINNFDLFSTISPGTIISESAAFFSLSSEINENTYAEFKDVQIINSVDSTELNSKIEEFLSRNDTDLSEIDAVILGKNGDHRFDHFYEDLQQGMFLEKCQLGFKHLVGDNNSISSYAFWLASRILKEKKLPEIFKLNTLNCKVPRKVLIYNQYLGRNHGLILLQSH
- a CDS encoding polysaccharide deacetylase family protein, which gives rise to MNFFVEAYHKNPNFNENAVALSFDDGPAESTLEILEILDRYNAKAAFFCIGRNIEKHPEIFKEIIDRGHIVGNHTFSHTRKMGFLSSKTIQQEIEQCDTIAKQIGGVDLNLFRPPFGIINPKTKRALEKTGHKVIGWNIRPYDAITKSPEKIIQRITKDLNKGDLILLHDNMPKTSVILEQLLVILKQRKLRTVRPDKLFNIHAYN
- a CDS encoding outer membrane lipoprotein carrier protein LolA encodes the protein MRIIKLFIFLFSLSMLSQNGTLSNSEKQAFKASVIERSNDINSFSAEFSQVKHMKMMDGNPESQGKVYYRSPNTLKWEYIKPYDYQLLFKDSKLYIVEEGHLSEVDLSSNKLFDKMGELVAGSVNGKILMADKDFDITYHHAGPNVKALIIPKDQNLRGMFKEIWINFNAEHLIRSVRLIDPSGDYTEISMKNIKINQPIPPSVFQN
- a CDS encoding hydroxymyristoyl-ACP dehydratase, which codes for MILEGFYKVSNTSVAGDAAVTTLRVNKDHEIYKGHFPGRPVTPGVVLMQLFKEEAERIFDKNLQLVRADNVKFTAVFDPTQDDELILDSQLTETGEFIKLKGLAKNKSGIVLKINSLYKTI
- a CDS encoding DUF2062 domain-containing protein, which codes for MKKEPVFQSRFEDLNCCVIVPTYNNAHSLEHFLTDLKLYTNRIIIINDGSTDGTSQILEKHPDFHQRKHLENKGKGMALKTGFMFAEELGYDYAITIDSDGQHYPDDLDVFLTELESRQAEDPELLLVGDRNMGRDGIPGKSSKGNRFSNFWFLVVTGIELHDTQSGYRLYPIKLFNSLKLITWKFELEIEVLVKAAWKKAEVKNIPIKVLYQEGERVTHFRPFWDIVRIVLLYMWFVLVSFFYIHPRNKYQDFKNKGFKRFWKEDIIKSQEPPHKKAAAIALGIFVGISPFWGIHTLLVFTLAAVFKLNKVIAFLFSNISIPPLIPFIVYASYQAGSLITGKGFDWELKLQKFDTGADVFLGLWQYIMGSFALAIVMAISLWIVFYFLFSVFNQKQVVKP